From a single Cytophagales bacterium WSM2-2 genomic region:
- the ftsK gene encoding DNA translocase FtsK: protein MAENTFKTNTFKKPEKEKKAKAGKSKSRLSFDFFKDPRFILAAGFFLIMASFFLFIAFVSYLFTGKADQSVIEALSDSSLLDSGKEASNWLGLAGAFTSHYMIFRWLGVSAFFMPPVFFLLGFRLVFKRDIVPLFSAFVFSMFSGLWLSLLMGYITHSLAGVTEIGFLSGGLGYELAKISDGLFGWGTFLILVLTLFIFIIYFFNVTAINAFQVRDPKPMGNDAILQTEENTDSTYVDERDNWPKQEEEIPEPVLLVTESVVPIKSKPEIKLEVETIKPVKKDELPLVVEEPKTEAEELADKLVEESGVYDPTLDLSNYRFPPLELLNEYEPSKVQVTPEELNANKDKIVATLTNFKIGISSIKATIGPTVTLYEIVPEAGIKISRIKNLEDDIALNLAALGIRIIAPIPGKGTIGIEVPNKNREMVSIRSVLSSPTFTKTDRELPVALGKTISNELFVIDLTKMPHLLVAGATGQGKSVGLNVILTSLLYKRHPSQLKFVLVDPKKVEMSLFSKIERHYLAKLPNSEEAIITDTKKVVHTLNSLCIEMENRYEMLKDAGAKNLKEYNAKFVSRKLNPKEGHRFLPYIVLVIDELADLMMTAGKEVETPIARLAQLARAIGIHLVVATQRPSVNVITGVIKANFPARLSFRVTSKIDSRTILDTGGADQLVGQGDMLLSAGSEIIRLQSPFVDTPEIEKIVDFIGGQRGYDSAYMLPEFEGEDEGGAAMVDLSERDSMFEEAARLIVNHQQGSTSLIQRKLKLGYNRAGRLIDQLEAAGIVGPFEGSKAREVLVQDQMSLEQLLNALKEKHSQS, encoded by the coding sequence ATGGCCGAAAACACATTTAAGACCAATACATTTAAAAAGCCAGAGAAAGAGAAGAAGGCAAAGGCCGGAAAATCCAAATCTCGTTTAAGTTTTGACTTCTTTAAGGATCCGCGCTTCATTTTAGCCGCTGGTTTCTTTCTTATCATGGCTTCCTTTTTTCTTTTCATCGCCTTTGTGTCCTATCTTTTTACAGGCAAGGCTGATCAAAGTGTAATTGAGGCACTAAGCGATTCGAGCTTGTTAGATTCAGGAAAAGAGGCCAGCAACTGGCTCGGGTTAGCAGGTGCTTTTACTTCGCATTACATGATATTCCGCTGGTTGGGTGTCTCCGCTTTCTTTATGCCTCCGGTGTTTTTCTTGCTTGGATTCAGGCTAGTTTTCAAACGCGATATCGTGCCGTTGTTTTCAGCATTTGTCTTTTCCATGTTCTCTGGATTATGGCTTAGCCTTTTGATGGGCTACATTACTCATAGTCTTGCGGGTGTGACCGAGATCGGATTTTTGAGTGGAGGGCTTGGTTATGAGCTGGCTAAAATCTCCGATGGATTATTCGGCTGGGGAACATTCCTCATCCTGGTGCTCACACTTTTTATTTTCATCATCTATTTCTTCAATGTCACAGCTATCAATGCGTTCCAGGTGCGTGACCCCAAACCGATGGGCAATGATGCAATTCTTCAGACTGAAGAGAATACCGATTCGACTTATGTAGATGAACGCGACAATTGGCCAAAGCAGGAAGAAGAAATTCCGGAGCCCGTTTTATTAGTGACTGAATCGGTGGTGCCTATCAAATCAAAGCCGGAGATCAAACTGGAGGTAGAGACAATAAAACCGGTAAAGAAAGACGAGTTGCCGCTTGTTGTCGAAGAGCCCAAAACAGAAGCCGAAGAACTGGCCGATAAATTAGTGGAAGAAAGCGGTGTCTACGATCCGACACTGGACCTAAGCAATTACCGTTTCCCTCCCCTTGAACTTTTGAATGAATACGAACCGAGCAAAGTACAGGTAACACCGGAAGAGCTGAATGCCAACAAGGACAAGATTGTTGCCACGCTTACCAATTTTAAAATTGGAATCAGCAGTATTAAGGCAACCATCGGACCTACTGTAACACTCTATGAGATTGTACCTGAGGCAGGAATAAAAATCTCCAGGATTAAGAACCTTGAAGACGACATTGCGCTGAACCTGGCGGCTTTAGGAATTCGTATCATCGCTCCTATTCCTGGTAAAGGAACCATTGGTATTGAAGTGCCGAACAAAAACCGCGAGATGGTGAGCATTCGTTCGGTGCTCTCATCACCGACATTCACAAAAACCGATCGTGAGCTTCCGGTTGCACTGGGAAAGACGATTTCAAATGAATTGTTTGTGATCGACCTCACCAAAATGCCGCACTTGCTTGTAGCTGGTGCAACAGGTCAGGGGAAATCAGTGGGGCTGAATGTGATACTTACCTCGCTCCTTTACAAGCGTCATCCAAGCCAGTTGAAGTTTGTGCTGGTCGACCCGAAAAAAGTGGAGATGAGCTTGTTCAGCAAAATTGAACGACACTATTTAGCTAAGCTTCCGAACAGCGAGGAGGCGATTATCACGGATACCAAGAAAGTGGTACATACGCTCAATTCGCTTTGCATCGAAATGGAAAACCGCTATGAGATGCTGAAGGACGCAGGAGCGAAAAACCTGAAAGAATACAACGCGAAATTTGTTTCGCGTAAACTTAATCCGAAAGAAGGTCATCGCTTCCTGCCTTACATCGTTTTGGTGATCGATGAGTTGGCCGACTTGATGATGACTGCCGGCAAAGAAGTGGAAACACCTATCGCACGTCTGGCACAGTTGGCGAGGGCCATCGGCATTCACTTGGTAGTTGCTACGCAGCGTCCTTCGGTGAACGTAATCACGGGTGTGATCAAAGCTAACTTCCCCGCCCGTTTATCATTCCGGGTTACGTCAAAAATAGATTCACGCACCATCCTGGATACCGGGGGCGCGGATCAGCTCGTTGGTCAGGGAGATATGTTGCTCTCGGCCGGATCTGAAATCATTCGTTTACAAAGCCCGTTTGTAGATACTCCTGAAATAGAGAAGATCGTTGATTTCATTGGTGGGCAGCGTGGCTACGACTCGGCATACATGCTTCCGGAATTTGAGGGTGAAGATGAAGGAGGCGCAGCTATGGTCGACTTGTCTGAACGCGACTCGATGTTTGAGGAGGCAGCTCGGCTGATTGTCAACCATCAACAAGGAAGTACGTCTTTAATTCAGCGAAAGCTGAAACTAGGTTATAATCGCGCAGGACGACTCATTGACCAACTTGAAGCAGCGGGCATTGTCGGTCCTTTTGAGGGCAGCAAAGCACGCGAAGTTTTGGTTCAGGATCAGATGAGTTTGGAACAATTATTGAATGCATTAAAGGAAAAACATAGTCAATCTTAA